A genomic stretch from Octopus sinensis linkage group LG14, ASM634580v1, whole genome shotgun sequence includes:
- the LOC118766037 gene encoding zinc finger protein 239-like → MYFVEKYVVEKRYKCEVCNKCFTGSSDLRIHTRTHTGEKPYQCDHCKQAFTTSWNLKTHIRTHTGERPFKCDLCGIGFTTSSSLKIHTRIHTGVKPFTCSICQKMFSDRSHLQRHLRIHTSEKPFRCVICEKSFSTSTHLKHHIWTHTDQKPFMCDMCDKSFPDNFQLKRHIQTHSNERPYQCSVCLKSFSTSTNLRRHEWTHTTERPYICDICGKSFSTNCNLLRHTKIHTDHILSNINMRRATAPPGLDGNKLEKDKSEVKEEEKKEEYPFDFKSTFSEQSTSFSHDIDTPMIKDTTLLQMYYS, encoded by the coding sequence atgtattttgttgagAAATATGTTGTTGAAAAACGATACAAATGTGAAGTGTGCAACAAGTGTTTTACAGGGAGTTCAGATCTGCGTATCCATACCAGGACACATACGGGGGAGAAACCCTACCAATGTGACCACTGCAAACAAGCTTTCACAACGTCTTGGAACTTAAAAACTCATATTCGGACACACACTGGGGAACGCCCATTCAAGTGTGACCTTTGTGGTATTGGTTTCACAACTTCATCTTCACTAAAGAtccacacacgcattcacacaggtgTGAAGCCATTCACCTGTTCAATCTGTCAGAAAATGTTTTCTGATCGCTCTCATCTACAACGTCATTTACGAATCCACACATCGGAGAAACCTTTTCGTTGTGTCATCTGCGAAAAGAGTTTCTCCACCAGCACACACCTGAAACACCACATTTGGACTCATACAGATCAGAAACCGTTCATGTGTGACATGTGCGACAAATCCTTCCCAGACAATTTCCAATTGAAGCGTCACATTCAGACTCATTCGAACGAGAGACCGTATCAGTGTTCTGTCTGTCTGAAATCCTTCTCCACCAGTACCAACCTCCGACGTCACGAGTGGACGCACACCACCGAGAGGCCCTACatatgtgatatctgtggtaaatctttctccaCTAACTGTAATTTGTTACGCCATACTAAAATACACACTGACCACATTCTGTCGAACATTAACATGAGGCGAGCTACAGCTCCCCCTGGATTAGACggcaacaaactagaaaaagataaaagcgaggtaaaagaagaggagaaaaaagaagagtaCCCCTTTGATTTTAAATCCACCTTTTCTGAACAGAGTACCTCATTCTCCCATGATATAGATACCCCAATGATTAAAGACACCACTTTATTACAGATGTACTATTCATAG